A stretch of the Oxyura jamaicensis isolate SHBP4307 breed ruddy duck chromosome 4, BPBGC_Ojam_1.0, whole genome shotgun sequence genome encodes the following:
- the RPL39 gene encoding 60S ribosomal protein L39: MAPQRPHSPFTAPQSPRGPSEPPHVPSWPLSPSRSTNGRSLLQSSHKTFKIKRFLAKKQKQNRPIPQWIRMKTGNKIRYNSKRRHWRRTKLGL, translated from the exons ATGGCACCTCAGCGCCCTCACAGCCCCTTCACGGCTCCTCAGAGCCCTCGTGGCCCCTCAGAGCCCCCTCACGTCCCCTCGTGGCCCCTCAG CCCCTCCCGCAGCACTAACGGCCGCTCTCTCTTGCAGTCGTCCCACAAGACGTTCAAGATCAAACGCTTCCTCGCgaagaagcagaagcaaaaccGGCCCATCCCGCAGTGGATCCGCATGAAAACAGGCAATAAGATCAG GTACAACTCCAAAAGGAGACACTGGAGAAGGACCAAACTGGGCTTGTAA